A stretch of the Amycolatopsis sp. BJA-103 genome encodes the following:
- a CDS encoding glycosyl hydrolase 2 galactose-binding domain-containing protein, with the protein MSFRQKRTRIPLLALTVTALAAAVCGVTTAPAATGAEVAVPLSVGAAAGNATPIPGFVIQSSAQVSDDSAVSKPGFPTSGWYPVSSRSTVYAGLLQNGKYADPFYSTNMKNVPAAQFSVPWWYRTDLNVEDTSSRTYLDFSGVLSKADVWVNGTKIATKDQVNGAYTRHDLDITAHVRAGVNSVAFKVYPNDPNNDLSMGWIDWAQTPPDQNMGIVRDVLVRRGGPVALRSAHVVQKLNSSLDHADLTVKADVRNDSANAVQATVAGTVAGKPISQTVSLAAKERKTVTFGVVGLDDPNLWWPAGMGGQHRYALDLTASVGGAPSDTSKSKFGVRDVKAPLNSSGGRQYSVNGKPLLIRGGGYTPDLFLRWNETAAADKLKYVLNLGLNTVRLEGHIEPDEFFDLADDLGVLTMPGWECCDKWEGHVNGEEKGEPWVESDYPIAKASMFSEAERLRDHPSVVSFHIGSDFAPDKRIEQGYLDAMKAADFTLPVIPSASKRPSPITGASGMKMNGPYDYVPPVYWYDKSQKDRGGAWNFNSETSAGVDIPTMDTLKRMMSPSELETMWKDPSAPQYHRSSSTTFANLKLFGNALTKRYGAPADLNDFVRKSQLAQYENVRAEFESHSRNYTDSTNPSTGLIYWMLNSPWTSLHWQLFDAYMDQNGAYYGAKKANEPLHIQYSHDNRSVVVINQTSNAVSGLTATTKLYNLDGTEKYSNTKTGVSVGALGAKATAVTVPAVSGLSTTYLAKLVLTDSSGKEVSRNVYWLSTKADTLNWAGSDWYYTPQSAYADLSGLKNLGQSAVGATAKSVAGSDGTTTTTVTLKNTSGGKLPAFYVDSKVVDSAGKPVLPVEWNDNAVSLWPGETTTLTAKYRTADLKGSKPSVRVSGWNTGTQTVPADGSGPGPNNPVDYQAEDATVVDGAVESNHAGFTGTGFVNYDNVAGSSVEWTVTAPAAGTYDVVVRYANGTTANRPLDFSVNGTVSASGVGFGGTGAWPNWTTKTVKVTLAAGVNKIRAVATTANGGPNVDKITL; encoded by the coding sequence GTGAGTTTTCGGCAGAAGAGAACCCGGATCCCGTTACTGGCCTTGACCGTCACCGCGCTGGCCGCCGCGGTCTGCGGGGTGACCACCGCTCCCGCCGCCACCGGCGCCGAAGTGGCCGTACCGCTGTCCGTCGGCGCCGCCGCGGGCAACGCCACCCCGATCCCCGGCTTCGTGATCCAGTCCTCGGCACAGGTCAGCGATGACTCGGCGGTGTCGAAGCCGGGCTTCCCGACCTCCGGCTGGTACCCGGTGTCGTCGCGGTCGACGGTCTACGCCGGGCTGCTGCAGAACGGCAAGTACGCCGACCCCTTCTATTCCACGAACATGAAGAACGTCCCGGCGGCGCAGTTCTCCGTGCCGTGGTGGTACCGCACCGACCTGAACGTCGAAGACACGTCGTCGCGCACCTATCTCGACTTCAGCGGCGTGCTCTCGAAGGCCGACGTCTGGGTCAACGGCACCAAGATCGCGACGAAGGACCAGGTCAACGGCGCCTACACCCGCCACGACCTGGACATCACCGCGCACGTCCGCGCGGGCGTCAACAGCGTCGCGTTCAAGGTCTACCCCAACGACCCCAACAACGACCTCTCGATGGGCTGGATCGACTGGGCACAGACCCCGCCGGACCAGAACATGGGCATCGTGCGTGACGTCCTCGTCCGCCGCGGCGGCCCGGTCGCGCTGCGCAGCGCGCACGTGGTCCAGAAGCTGAACTCCTCGCTCGACCACGCGGACCTCACGGTGAAGGCCGACGTCCGCAACGACTCGGCGAACGCGGTGCAGGCCACCGTCGCCGGCACGGTCGCGGGCAAGCCGATCAGCCAGACCGTCTCACTGGCCGCCAAGGAGCGCAAGACCGTCACCTTCGGCGTGGTCGGTCTCGACGACCCCAACCTCTGGTGGCCCGCCGGGATGGGCGGCCAGCACCGGTACGCCCTCGACCTGACGGCGAGTGTCGGCGGCGCGCCGTCGGACACCTCGAAGTCGAAGTTCGGTGTCCGCGACGTCAAGGCGCCGCTGAACTCCAGCGGCGGACGGCAGTACAGCGTCAACGGCAAGCCACTGCTGATCAGGGGCGGCGGCTACACGCCGGACCTGTTCCTGCGCTGGAACGAGACCGCGGCGGCCGACAAGCTCAAGTACGTGCTGAACCTCGGGCTCAACACGGTCCGGCTGGAAGGCCACATCGAGCCGGACGAGTTCTTCGACCTGGCCGACGATCTCGGCGTGCTGACCATGCCCGGCTGGGAATGCTGCGACAAATGGGAAGGCCACGTCAACGGCGAGGAAAAGGGCGAGCCCTGGGTCGAATCGGACTACCCGATCGCCAAGGCTTCGATGTTCTCCGAAGCCGAGCGCCTGCGTGACCACCCGAGCGTCGTCTCCTTCCACATCGGCAGCGACTTCGCGCCGGACAAGCGGATCGAGCAGGGCTACCTCGACGCGATGAAGGCCGCCGACTTCACCCTCCCGGTGATCCCGTCGGCGTCGAAGAGGCCGTCCCCGATCACGGGCGCCTCCGGGATGAAGATGAACGGCCCGTACGACTACGTCCCGCCGGTCTACTGGTACGACAAGTCGCAAAAGGACCGTGGTGGCGCCTGGAACTTCAACTCGGAGACCAGTGCCGGCGTCGACATCCCGACGATGGACACGCTGAAGCGCATGATGTCGCCGAGCGAGCTGGAAACGATGTGGAAGGACCCGTCGGCGCCGCAGTACCACCGTTCCTCGTCGACGACCTTCGCGAACCTGAAGCTCTTCGGCAACGCGCTCACCAAGCGCTACGGCGCACCGGCGGACCTGAACGACTTCGTGCGGAAGTCCCAGCTCGCGCAGTACGAGAACGTGCGTGCGGAGTTCGAGTCGCACTCGCGCAACTACACCGACTCGACCAACCCGTCGACCGGGTTGATCTACTGGATGCTCAACAGCCCGTGGACCTCGTTGCACTGGCAGCTGTTCGACGCCTACATGGACCAGAACGGCGCTTACTACGGTGCGAAGAAGGCCAACGAGCCCCTGCACATCCAGTACTCGCACGACAATCGCTCGGTCGTGGTGATCAACCAGACGTCGAACGCGGTGAGCGGGCTGACGGCGACCACGAAGCTGTACAACCTCGACGGCACGGAGAAGTACAGCAACACCAAGACCGGGGTGTCGGTCGGGGCGCTGGGCGCCAAGGCCACCGCGGTCACCGTCCCGGCGGTGAGCGGGCTGTCGACGACCTACCTGGCGAAGCTGGTGCTCACCGACTCCTCCGGCAAGGAGGTCAGCCGGAACGTGTACTGGCTCTCCACCAAGGCGGACACGCTGAACTGGGCCGGCAGTGACTGGTACTACACGCCCCAGTCGGCCTACGCCGATCTGTCCGGCCTGAAGAACCTCGGCCAGTCGGCCGTCGGCGCGACGGCCAAATCGGTCGCCGGATCCGACGGCACCACCACGACGACCGTGACGCTGAAGAACACCTCGGGCGGCAAGCTCCCGGCGTTCTACGTCGACTCGAAGGTCGTGGACTCCGCGGGCAAACCGGTGCTCCCGGTGGAATGGAACGACAACGCGGTGAGCCTGTGGCCGGGTGAAACGACCACGCTGACCGCGAAGTACCGCACCGCCGACCTCAAGGGCTCCAAGCCTTCGGTGCGGGTCTCCGGCTGGAACACCGGGACGCAGACCGTTCCCGCCGACGGCTCCGGCCCCGGCCCGAACAACCCGGTCGACTACCAGGCGGAGGACGCCACGGTCGTCGACGGCGCGGTCGAGTCCAACCACGCCGGGTTCACCGGCACCGGGTTCGTCAACTACGACAACGTGGCGGGCAGCTCGGTCGAGTGGACGGTCACCGCGCCCGCCGCGGGCACCTACGACGTCGTCGTCCGGTACGCCAACGGCACCACGGCGAACCGGCCGCTGGACTTCTCCGTCAACGGCACGGTCAGCGCGTCGGGTGTCGGCTTCGGCGGCACCGGGGCCTGGCCGAACTGGACGACGAAGACCGTCAAGGTGACGCTGGCCGCGGGGGTGAACAAGATCAGGGCCGTCGCCACCACGGCGAACGGCGGTCCCAACGTGGACAAGATCACCCTCTAG
- a CDS encoding helix-turn-helix transcriptional regulator: MGYAFRVTGQRDPGPRLRDLAMLRRVRDRIDRDYAQPLDVEALARGVHVSAGHLSREFRAAYGESPYSYLMTRRIERAMMLLRRGDMSVTEVCFDVGFSSLGTFSTRFSELVGISPSVYRKQAVEEGRGMPGCVVKQVMRPIRNREAASPRPDLP, from the coding sequence GTGGGTTACGCTTTCCGGGTGACCGGACAGCGTGACCCAGGCCCGCGCCTGCGCGACCTCGCCATGCTGCGACGCGTCCGCGACCGGATCGATCGCGACTACGCGCAGCCTCTGGACGTCGAGGCGCTGGCGCGCGGCGTGCACGTCTCCGCCGGGCATCTGAGCCGGGAGTTCCGGGCCGCGTACGGCGAATCGCCCTACAGCTACCTGATGACCCGCCGGATCGAGCGCGCGATGATGCTGCTGCGGCGCGGGGACATGTCGGTCACCGAGGTCTGTTTCGACGTCGGTTTCTCGTCGCTGGGCACGTTCAGCACCCGGTTCTCCGAACTGGTCGGCATCTCGCCGAGCGTCTATCGCAAGCAGGCGGTGGAAGAAGGCCGCGGCATGCCCGGCTGCGTCGTCAAGCAGGTCATGCGGCCGATCAGGAATAGAGAAGCGGCTTCCCCGCGTCCCGACCTACCTTGA
- a CDS encoding VOC family protein yields MTLSIHSSFLPADDLEASLSFYRDVLGFEVRDESPLRVTVGAPGRPGTSIVLRCPAADPEITGEERAVIAELMAKGSYATIVLATRDLTETFDRIQATGADVVQEPLDQPWGVRDCAFRDPAGTLVRIEQR; encoded by the coding sequence ATGACCCTCTCGATTCACTCGTCCTTCCTCCCCGCCGACGATCTCGAGGCCTCGCTTTCCTTCTATCGCGACGTCTTGGGCTTCGAAGTGCGTGACGAAAGCCCGCTGCGGGTGACCGTCGGAGCGCCGGGCAGGCCGGGGACGTCGATCGTGCTCCGGTGCCCGGCGGCCGATCCGGAGATCACCGGCGAGGAACGCGCCGTGATCGCCGAACTGATGGCCAAGGGCAGCTACGCGACCATCGTGCTCGCCACGCGGGACCTGACGGAGACGTTCGACCGGATCCAGGCGACCGGCGCGGACGTCGTCCAGGAGCCGCTCGACCAGCCCTGGGGCGTCCGCGACTGCGCTTTCCGCGACCCGGCCGGCACCCTGGTGCGTATCGAACAGAGGTAG
- a CDS encoding Na+/H+ antiporter yields MSGVEIAVELVALVVAVLLVTAAARKLDWSAPLCLIAVGVVASYVPGVPEYELDPEVVLLGLLPPLLYATAIRTSLIDFRRNRGPILLLSVGLVIFTTVAVGVVAWLVIPGLPLAAGLAIGAVVAPPDAVAATAVARKVGMPRKLTRLLEGESLFNDAAALVALRTAIAAIAGSVSLLQVGGDFLLAAGGGLVIGFAVGALAAMIRTRLEDPVSDTALSLVVPFVAYLAAEAIHGSGVIAVVVAGLILGHKAPSMLSGRSRLASRLNWQTIQFLLENIVFLLIGLQVRRIMTEVGDSGLSALQLVLICFATLAATILTRVVWMIGIGLARRVFRRHAWPWRYSTVIAWAGMRGVVTLAAAFVLPADTPQRAVLVLVAFVVVAGTLLLHGTTLPVLVRRLKLPPPDPAEDALQEAAVINDMTRAALQELEKIRTPEDPDDIVERLRSRLQHRSDSAWEELGRQSALTETPSDAYRRLRLRLLEVEREKFLEARDSGMADDDVLRRILERLDIEESMLDREEETVPDSDRELRTPAATAGSCKHLTKEWPAVEPSSPDVCAVCVENGMTWVHLRECVKCGNVACCDSSPGKHATEHFHDSLHPVMRSHEPGETWRWCFVDKQLG; encoded by the coding sequence ATGAGCGGCGTGGAGATCGCGGTAGAACTCGTGGCACTGGTGGTGGCCGTCCTCCTGGTCACCGCCGCGGCGCGGAAACTCGACTGGTCGGCGCCCCTGTGCCTGATCGCGGTCGGGGTCGTCGCCTCGTACGTCCCCGGCGTCCCGGAGTACGAACTGGACCCGGAGGTCGTCCTGCTGGGGCTGCTGCCCCCGTTGCTGTACGCGACCGCGATCCGCACCTCGCTGATCGACTTCCGCCGCAACCGCGGGCCGATCCTGCTGTTGTCGGTGGGTCTCGTCATCTTCACCACGGTCGCGGTCGGCGTCGTGGCGTGGCTGGTGATCCCCGGCCTGCCGCTCGCCGCCGGGCTCGCGATCGGCGCGGTGGTCGCCCCGCCCGACGCGGTCGCGGCCACCGCCGTCGCCCGCAAGGTCGGGATGCCGCGCAAGCTGACCCGGCTGCTGGAGGGCGAGAGTCTCTTCAACGACGCGGCCGCGCTGGTCGCGTTGCGGACGGCCATCGCGGCCATCGCCGGTTCGGTCAGCCTGCTGCAGGTGGGCGGGGACTTCCTGCTCGCCGCGGGCGGCGGTCTGGTGATCGGGTTCGCCGTCGGCGCGCTCGCCGCGATGATCCGCACTCGGCTCGAGGATCCGGTCAGCGACACCGCGCTTTCGCTGGTGGTCCCGTTCGTCGCCTATCTGGCCGCCGAGGCGATCCACGGTTCCGGGGTGATCGCCGTGGTCGTCGCGGGCCTGATCCTGGGGCACAAGGCGCCCAGCATGCTTTCGGGCCGCTCCCGGCTGGCGAGCAGGCTGAACTGGCAGACCATCCAGTTCCTGCTCGAGAACATCGTCTTCCTGCTGATCGGGCTGCAGGTCCGCCGGATCATGACCGAGGTCGGCGACAGCGGGCTGAGCGCGCTCCAGCTCGTCCTGATCTGCTTCGCCACCCTCGCCGCGACGATCCTCACCCGTGTCGTCTGGATGATCGGCATCGGCCTGGCGCGACGGGTGTTCCGCCGTCACGCCTGGCCTTGGCGGTACTCGACGGTGATCGCCTGGGCGGGGATGCGCGGGGTCGTCACGCTCGCGGCGGCGTTCGTGCTGCCGGCGGACACCCCGCAACGGGCCGTGCTGGTCCTGGTCGCGTTCGTCGTGGTGGCGGGAACCCTGCTGCTGCACGGCACGACGCTTCCGGTCCTGGTCCGGCGCCTGAAACTGCCCCCTCCCGATCCCGCCGAGGACGCGTTGCAGGAGGCCGCCGTCATCAACGACATGACGCGGGCGGCACTCCAGGAGCTGGAGAAGATCCGGACCCCCGAGGATCCGGACGACATCGTCGAGCGGCTGCGCAGCAGGCTCCAGCACCGCTCCGACTCGGCGTGGGAAGAGCTCGGCAGGCAGAGCGCGCTGACCGAAACGCCGAGCGACGCCTATCGCCGCCTGCGGTTGAGACTGCTCGAAGTCGAGCGGGAGAAGTTCCTGGAGGCGCGCGACTCGGGGATGGCCGATGATGATGTCCTGCGCCGGATCCTCGAACGCCTCGACATCGAGGAATCCATGTTGGACAGGGAGGAGGAGACCGTGCCGGACTCCGATCGGGAACTGCGCACCCCCGCCGCGACGGCGGGATCCTGCAAGCATCTGACGAAGGAATGGCCCGCTGTCGAACCCAGCTCGCCCGACGTGTGCGCGGTCTGCGTCGAGAACGGGATGACCTGGGTCCACCTCCGCGAATGCGTCAAATGCGGGAACGTCGCCTGCTGCGACTCCTCACCGGGCAAACACGCGACCGAGCACTTCCACGACTCCCTGCATCCGGTCATGCGCAGCCACGAGCCCGGCGAGACCTGGCGCTGGTGTTTCGTCGACAAACAGCTGGGCTAG
- a CDS encoding histidine phosphatase family protein produces the protein MSTPEQEIEYRQHRFSPPPGSTEIFLVRHGESAPAKGDSPFDLVDGQADPDLAPEGRDHAERVGRRLADERISALYVTTLRRTSQTAAPLAAKLGLAPEVEADLREIHLGDWENGLFRRYTHEGHPIVEKLWREQRWDVIPGAETMEAFGGRLRAAIGRLAAANPDRRIAVFTHGGVIGEVFAQASAAKNRFAFLGADNGSISHLVVSGDNWMVRRFNDTSHLQSPFG, from the coding sequence ATGAGCACCCCAGAGCAGGAGATCGAATACCGCCAGCACCGGTTCTCTCCCCCGCCGGGATCGACCGAGATCTTCCTCGTCCGCCACGGTGAGTCGGCCCCGGCGAAGGGCGACTCGCCGTTCGACCTGGTCGACGGGCAAGCCGATCCGGACCTCGCGCCGGAGGGCAGGGACCACGCCGAACGGGTCGGGCGCCGTCTGGCGGACGAGCGGATCTCCGCGCTGTACGTGACGACGCTGCGCCGGACCTCGCAGACCGCGGCGCCGCTGGCGGCGAAGCTCGGGCTCGCGCCGGAGGTCGAAGCCGACCTGCGGGAGATCCACCTCGGCGACTGGGAGAACGGGCTCTTCCGCCGCTACACCCACGAAGGCCACCCGATCGTCGAGAAGCTGTGGCGGGAACAGCGCTGGGACGTCATCCCCGGCGCGGAGACGATGGAGGCGTTCGGCGGCAGGCTCAGGGCCGCCATCGGCAGGCTCGCCGCGGCCAACCCGGACCGGAGGATCGCCGTGTTCACCCACGGCGGTGTCATCGGTGAGGTTTTCGCGCAGGCCAGTGCCGCGAAGAACCGGTTCGCGTTCCTCGGGGCGGACAACGGCTCGATCTCACACCTGGTGGTGTCGGGCGACAACTGGATGGTGCGGCGGTTCAACGACACTTCGCATCTTCAGTCGCCTTTCGGCTGA
- a CDS encoding MmpS family transport accessory protein, which translates to MGVPIATPPASAPGQGAPGRLKPLGSVVVVLGVMAVAVTLTSYVLPKASKPVQNPPAPQVEQAAAAVRTVTHSVVYELSGAKGAQNVTYVAQGSELMQKTEVTAPWSTTFERVGQEGRDEFYSLSAQGTGSGALRCRILVDGEVVSERAAPAAGVPVTCTS; encoded by the coding sequence ATGGGTGTTCCCATCGCGACCCCTCCGGCATCGGCGCCGGGACAGGGTGCCCCGGGCAGGCTGAAGCCGCTCGGGTCCGTCGTGGTCGTGCTGGGCGTGATGGCCGTCGCCGTCACCCTGACCAGTTATGTGCTGCCGAAGGCGTCCAAGCCGGTGCAGAACCCGCCCGCGCCGCAGGTCGAACAGGCCGCGGCCGCCGTGCGCACCGTGACGCACTCGGTCGTCTACGAGCTTTCCGGTGCGAAGGGCGCCCAGAACGTCACGTACGTCGCGCAGGGCTCCGAGCTCATGCAGAAGACCGAAGTGACCGCGCCGTGGAGCACCACCTTCGAGCGCGTGGGCCAGGAAGGCCGCGACGAGTTCTACAGTCTCTCCGCGCAGGGCACGGGCAGCGGCGCGTTGCGGTGCCGGATCCTCGTCGACGGCGAGGTCGTCAGCGAACGCGCCGCCCCCGCTGCGGGCGTGCCGGTGACCTGCACGTCCTGA
- a CDS encoding helix-turn-helix domain-containing protein: MATVYRETTAPAGLGGVVRCLWEDAGRAPKRIVPDGCVDLVASGGEVFVAGPDTTAWTWDTPSGVRARGVRFAPGRAGDVLGLGADELRDQRVPLGDLWGKEGALLTERVLCGAASLTDLVAEHRTGRGDREIAELIARLDGGVSRVSVALQTFTTGERQLRRRFTLAVGYGPATYLRVTRFQRAIGLAGTAPDLASLAFSAGYADQAHLSRDCREFAGVQAREFFRAKK, translated from the coding sequence ATGGCAACCGTGTACCGGGAGACGACGGCACCCGCCGGGCTGGGCGGCGTGGTGCGCTGCCTGTGGGAAGACGCGGGCCGGGCGCCGAAGCGGATCGTGCCCGACGGCTGCGTCGACCTGGTCGCGAGCGGGGGCGAGGTCTTCGTCGCCGGACCGGACACCACGGCCTGGACCTGGGACACGCCGTCCGGCGTCCGGGCGCGCGGAGTGCGGTTCGCGCCGGGCAGGGCGGGCGACGTCCTGGGGCTGGGCGCCGACGAGCTGCGTGATCAGCGCGTCCCCCTCGGCGACCTCTGGGGCAAGGAAGGCGCACTGCTCACCGAGCGCGTGCTCTGCGGTGCCGCCTCACTCACCGACCTCGTCGCGGAACACCGGACCGGACGAGGCGACCGGGAGATCGCGGAGCTGATCGCCAGGCTCGACGGCGGCGTCTCGCGGGTTTCCGTCGCGCTGCAGACGTTCACCACCGGGGAACGGCAGCTGCGGCGGCGGTTCACCCTCGCGGTCGGCTACGGCCCGGCGACGTATCTGCGTGTCACGCGGTTCCAGCGCGCCATCGGACTCGCCGGGACGGCGCCGGATCTCGCCTCGCTGGCGTTCTCGGCGGGCTACGCCGATCAAGCCCACCTGAGCCGGGATTGCCGCGAGTTCGCCGGGGTTCAGGCGAGGGAGTTCTTCCGCGCCAAAAAGTGA